A part of Aegilops tauschii subsp. strangulata cultivar AL8/78 chromosome 2, Aet v6.0, whole genome shotgun sequence genomic DNA contains:
- the LOC109787467 gene encoding cyclin-P2-1 — protein MAPSASDVLRLDGNGNPRTLRLLASLVEAESRRFAAAASEPAENDLVRAFRGGATPAVPITEFLERLQRCNYLFDGAVYVLAAAYLALFMRSPAALEAGIVVEPATAHRLISVAVLLGAKFSSPRYYERRVESFQVCSGESIRSTELCPLELLFLRALDYRVFIDDEEFRRFFRILERRPAPARSVACAAKKRKAEEEVEPRRVRACQLAARYGISGFNQS, from the coding sequence atggcgccatCGGCTTCCGACGTCCTGCGCCTCGACGGCAACGGGAACCCGAGGACGCTCCGCCTCTTGGCGTCGCTCGTGGAGGCCGAGTCCCGccgcttcgccgccgccgcctccgagCCCGCGGAGAACGACCTCGTCCGGGCGTTCCGCGGCGGCGCGACCCCGGCCGTCCCCATCACCGAGTTCCTCGAGCGCCTCCAGCGCTGCAACTACTTGTTTGATGGCGCCGTCTACGTCCTCGCGGCGGCGTACCTCGCGCTCTTCATGCGCAGCCCCGCCGCGCTCGAGGCCGGGATCGTCGTCGAGCCGGCCACCGCGCACCGCCTGATTTCCGTGGCGGTCCTGCTCGGTGCCAAGTTCAGCAGCCCGAGGTACTACGAGAGGCGGGTGGAGTCGTTCCAGGTATGCTCGGGCGAGTCCATCCGGTCCACCGAGCTGTGCCCGCTCGAGTTGCTGTTCCTACGCGCCCTCGACTACCGGGTCTTCATCGACGACGAAGAATTCCGGCGCTTCTTCAGGATCCTGGAACGCCGTCCAGCTCCAGCGCGCAGCGTGGCTTGTgcagcgaagaagaggaaggccgaggaggaggtggaacCACGCCGCGTGCGAGCTTGCCAGCTAGCCGCCCGCTACGGCATCTCAGGATTCAACCAGAGCTAA